From one Gossypium hirsutum isolate 1008001.06 chromosome D08, Gossypium_hirsutum_v2.1, whole genome shotgun sequence genomic stretch:
- the LOC107947944 gene encoding OVARIAN TUMOR DOMAIN-containing deubiquitinating enzyme 5 codes for MADVLDSDGKPCEESLPCTSQKHETRDEMLSRHRREISELQNKEISLKKAAAKGSKAEQKAKKKQVEEEISQLSTNLKAKHAEELASLGYSNGNDKSNMDNLVKAIAGVSVAPQQDHPKPSKGAKRRVKRAQQEAAREQRIQEEQSNIVSDRMIEDEKLEEKLKPLGFTINEIKPDGHCLYRAVEDQLALLSGGSSPYTYQELREMAAAYMRKHASDFLPFFLSENTVDEDSDDSLAERFENYCKEVESTAAWGGQLELGALTHCLRKHIMIFSGSFPDVEMGKEYKSDGGSFSSEGTLRLSYHKHAFGLGEHYNSVIPNLIR; via the exons ATGGCCGATGTTCTAGACTCAGATGGCAAACCATGTGAAGAAAGTTTGCCTTGTACATCTCAAAAGCATGAAACTCGTGATGAAATGCTTTCTAGGCACAG GAGAGAGATATCGGAGCTGCAAAACAAGGAAATTAGCCTGAAAAAGGCAGCAGCAAAGGGTAGCAAGGCTGAACAGAAGGCTAAAAAGAAGCAGGTGGAGGAAGAGATCTCTCAGCTCTCTACTAATCTCAAGGCAAAACATGCAGAAGAGCTTGCTTCACTAGGCTACAGTAACGGAAATGATAAAAGCAATATGGACAACTTGGTGAAGGCCATAGCTGGGGTGTCTGTCGCTCCTCAGCAGGATCATCCAAAGCCCAGCAAAGGTGCCAAGAGGCGAGTGAAAAGAGCTCAGCAAGAGGCGGCTAGAGAACAAAGAATCCAAGAAGAGCAGAGCAACATCGTGAGTGATAGAATGATCGAGGATGAGAAATTGGAGGAAAAACTCAAACCCCTGGGATTCACAATTAATGAAATAAAGCCAGATGGACACTGCCTCTACCGAGCCGTTGAAGACCAGTTGGCGCTTCTGTCTGGAGGTTCTTCTCCTTATACATATCAAGAGCTACGGGAAATGGCAGCTGCTTATATGAGGAAACATGCATCcgattttcttccttttttcctGTCAGAAAATACTGTAGATGAAGATTCTGATGATTCTTTAGCGGAGAGATTCGAGAACTACTGTAAAGAGGTGGAGTCAACTGCTGCATGGGGAGGGCAGTTAGAGCTTGGAGCTTTAACTCACTGCCTGAGAAAACACATCATGATATTTTCAGGATCTTTTCCAGATGTGGAGATGGGAAAGGAGTACAAATCGGATGGAGGATCCTTTTCATCTGAAGGGACTCTCAGGTTGTCATACCATAAGCATGCCTTTGGGCTTGGAGAGCACTATAATTCTGTCATCCCAAATTTGATCAGATAG
- the LOC107947952 gene encoding monothiol glutaredoxin-S6 yields the protein MEMVTRMVADRPVVIFSRTACCMSHTIKTLISGFGANPTVYELDEVPYGGQIERALQQMGCKPSVPVVFIGHQFIGGPNQVMSLQGKNQLVPLLIRAGAIWL from the coding sequence ATGGAAATGGTTACAAGAATGGTTGCAGACAGGCCGGTGGTGATCTTCAGCCGGACCGCTTGTTGCATGAGCCACACCATCAAGACTCTGATAAGTGGATTTGGAGCTAACCCGACCGTGTACGAGCTCGACGAAGTTCCGTATGGGGGACAAATTGAAAGAGCACTGCAGCAGATGGGGTGCAAGCCTAGTGTACCGGTTGTGTTCATAGGCCACCAGTTCATTGGGGGTCCTAACCAAGTCATGTCCCTCCAAGGGAAGAACCAGCTTGTGCCATTGCTCATAAGGGCTGGTGCTATATGGCTTTGA